Proteins from a single region of Pithys albifrons albifrons isolate INPA30051 chromosome 12, PitAlb_v1, whole genome shotgun sequence:
- the PABPN1L gene encoding embryonic polyadenylate-binding protein 2 has translation MFGGRASPLFQGTSDIWWQDPLSLEAEVSWDVPEMAALCKAAEDDSELSQLEGNSREELAVQDPELEAIKAKLREIEKEDEKLRELQLEAENHLFMSSEAGLFPKTAKEKVEADQRSIYVGNVDYGGTAEELESHFNSCGQINRVTILCDKFSGHPKGYAYIEFEEKSSVKAAVELDESTFRGRVLKVLPKRTNMPGISTTDRGGYRGHHQGRWGGHYGGQHPRMRGRTCRGRARLLPWYFPY, from the exons ATGTTCGGGGGTCGGGCCAG TCCTTTATTCCAGGGCACTTCAGACATCTGGTGGCAGGACCCACTGTCCCTGGAAGCAGAGGTGTCCTGGGACGTGCCAGAGATGGCAGCCCTGTGTAAGGCAGCAGAGGACGACTCAGAGCTgagccagctggaggggaacagcagggaggagctggcTGTGCAGGACCCG GAGCTGGAGGCAATCAAAGCCAAACTGCGGGAGATTGAGAAGGAGGATGAGAAGCTGAGGGAGTTGCAGCTGGAAGCTGAGAACCACCTGTTCATGAGCTCAGAGGCAG GTCTCTTCCCAAAGACAGCCAAGGAGAAGGTGGAGGCTGACCAGCGATCCATCTACGTGGGCAAT GTGGATTACGGGGGCACAGCAGAAGAGCTGGAGTCTCACTTCAACAGCTGTGGGCAGATCAACCGGGTCACCATCCTCTGTGACAAGTTCTCAGGGCACCCCAAAGG GTATGCCTACATTGAGTTTGAGGAGAAGAGCTCTGTGAAGGCTGCGGTGGAGCTGGACGAGAGCACCTTCAGGGGCCGGGTCCTTAAG gtGCTTCCCAAGAGGACCAACATGCCTGGCATCAGCACCACTGACCGTGGGGGCTACCGGGGCCACCACCAAGGCCGGTGGGGAGGCCACTATGGAGGGCAGCACCCCAGGATGCGAGGGAGGACGTGCAG GGGTCGAGCAAGGCTGCTGCCTTGGTATTTTCCATACTAG
- the CBFA2T3 gene encoding protein CBFA2T3 isoform X1, whose amino-acid sequence MPDSPADVKTQSRSTPPAMPPPPPAVTQGATRHPSFTPSTNRDAGPPTFLPRGRFHGCLKWSMVCLLMNGSSHSPTTINGAPSTPNGFSNGPATSSSASLSTHQLPPACGARQLSKLKRFLTTLQQFGNDISPEIGERVRTLVLGLVNSTLTIEEFHAKLQEATNFPLRPFVIPFLKANLPLLQRELLHCARMAKQTPAQYLAQHEQLLLDANASSPIDSSELLLEVGESGKRRTPDRTKENGLDRDPLHPEHLSKRPCTMSPAQRYSPSNGLSHPPNGLGHPPAAPPLPQHYRLEDMAMAHHYRDAYRHPDPRELRERQRPAAMHGTRQEEVIDHRLTDREWAEEWKHLNNLLNCIMDMVEKTRRSLTVLRRCQEADREELNHWIRRYSDAEDMKKGSPPSARPHNSSSAPEAPQLDAHREFTPRPLSGYMPEEIWRKAEEAVNEVKRQAMSELQKAVSDAERKAHELITTERAKMERALAEAKRQASEDALTVINQQEDSSESCWNCGRKASETCSGCNTARYCGSFCQHKDWEKHHHVCGQTLQGLPGPTAPSAGVGLPPGPGQPDGVPTMASSPSEAGSVAASRAGTPATPAPLDSASR is encoded by the exons ATGCCCGACTCGCCGGCTGACGTGAAGACGCAGTCCAGGTCCACACCGCCCGCCATGCCCCCGCCGCCACCCGCCGTCACCCAGGGAGCCACACGCCACCCCTCCTTCACGCCAAGCACCA ATCGAGACGCTGGCCCTCCGACGTTTCTGCCTCGCGGCCGTTTTCATGGTTGCTTGAAATGGTCAATGGTCTGTCTTT TGATGAATGGGAGCAGCCACTCACCGACCACCATCAATGGGGCTCCGTCCACCCCCAACGGGTTCAGCAACGGGCCGGCCACCTCCTCCAGCGCCTCCCTGTCCACCCACCAGCTCCCACCAGCCTGTGGTGCTCGGCAGCTCTCCAAGCTCAAGCGTTTCCTCACCACCCTCCAGCAGTTTGGCAACGACATCTCCCCCGAGATCGGGGAGCGGGTGCGCACCCTCGTCCTGGGGCTCGTG AACTCCACACTCACCATTGAGGAGTTTCACGCAAAGCTCCAAGAGGCCACCAACTTCCCGCTGCGACCCTTCGTCATCCCCTTCCTCAAG GCCAACCTGCCGCTGCTGCAGCGGGAGCTGCTGCACTGTGCCCGCATGGCCAAGCAGACCCCGGCCCAGTACCTGGCCCAGcatgagcagctgctgctggacgCCAACGCCTCCTCTCCCATCGactcctctgagctgctcctggaggtGGGCGAGAGCGGCAAGAGGAGGACGCCAGACAG GACCAAAGAGAACGGTTTGGACCGAGACCCCCTGCACCCCGAGCACCTCAGCAAGCGGCCGTGCACCATGAGCCCGGCGCAGCGCTACAGCCCCAGCAACGGGCTGAGCCACCCCCCGAACGGGCTGGGCCACCCCCCTGCCGcgccccccctgccccagcactaCCGCCTGGAGGACATGGCCATGGCACACCATTACCGCGACGCCTACCGGCACCCCGACCCCCGCGAGCTCCGTGAGCGCCAGCGACCCGCCG CCATGCACGGGACACGGCAGGAGGAGGTGATCGACCACCGGCTCACTGACCGCGAGTGGGCGGAGGAGTGGAAACACCTCAACAAT ctgctgaactgcaTCATGGACATGGTGGAGAAGACGCGGCGGTCGCTGACGGTGCTGCGGCGGTGCCAGGAGGCCGATCGTGAGGAGCTCAACCACTGGATCCGGCGCTACAGCGATGCCGAGGACATGAAGAAAGGCAGCCCCCCCTCTGCACGCccccacaacagctcctctgcccccgAAGCACCCCAGTTAG ATGCTCACCGGGAATTCACGCCGCGGCCCCTCTCCGGGTACATGCCAGAGGAGATCTGGAGGAAGGCTG AAGAAGCCGTGAACGAGGTGAAGCGCCAGGCCATGTCCGAGCTGCAGAAGGCCGTGTCGGACGCCGAGCGGAAAGCCCACGAGCTGATCACGACAGAGCGTGCCAAGATGGAGCGTGCCCTGGCCGAGGCCAAGCGCCAGGCGTCTGAGGATGCCCTGACCGTCATCAATCAGCAGGAGGACTCAAGCGAG agctgctggaactgTGGGCGCAAGGCGAGCGAGACTTGCAGCGGCTGCAACACGGCGCGGTACTGCGGCTCCTTCTGCCAGCACAAGGATTGGGAGAAGCACCACCACGTCTGTGGGCAGACTTTGCAGGGGCTGCCGGGTCCCACCGCCCCCTCCGCAGGCGTGGGGCTGCCCCCCGGCCCGGGCCAGCCCGATGGAGTGCCCACCATGGCCAGCAGCCCCAGCGAGGCGGGGTCGGTGGCCGCGTCCCGTGCCGGCACTCCGGCCACGCCGGCCCCGCTGGACAGCGCGTCCCGCTGA
- the CBFA2T3 gene encoding protein CBFA2T3 isoform X2, with product MPDSPADVKTQSRSTPPAMPPPPPAVTQGATRHPSFTPSTMMNGSSHSPTTINGAPSTPNGFSNGPATSSSASLSTHQLPPACGARQLSKLKRFLTTLQQFGNDISPEIGERVRTLVLGLVNSTLTIEEFHAKLQEATNFPLRPFVIPFLKANLPLLQRELLHCARMAKQTPAQYLAQHEQLLLDANASSPIDSSELLLEVGESGKRRTPDRTKENGLDRDPLHPEHLSKRPCTMSPAQRYSPSNGLSHPPNGLGHPPAAPPLPQHYRLEDMAMAHHYRDAYRHPDPRELRERQRPAAMHGTRQEEVIDHRLTDREWAEEWKHLNNLLNCIMDMVEKTRRSLTVLRRCQEADREELNHWIRRYSDAEDMKKGSPPSARPHNSSSAPEAPQLDAHREFTPRPLSGYMPEEIWRKAEEAVNEVKRQAMSELQKAVSDAERKAHELITTERAKMERALAEAKRQASEDALTVINQQEDSSESCWNCGRKASETCSGCNTARYCGSFCQHKDWEKHHHVCGQTLQGLPGPTAPSAGVGLPPGPGQPDGVPTMASSPSEAGSVAASRAGTPATPAPLDSASR from the exons ATGCCCGACTCGCCGGCTGACGTGAAGACGCAGTCCAGGTCCACACCGCCCGCCATGCCCCCGCCGCCACCCGCCGTCACCCAGGGAGCCACACGCCACCCCTCCTTCACGCCAAGCACCA TGATGAATGGGAGCAGCCACTCACCGACCACCATCAATGGGGCTCCGTCCACCCCCAACGGGTTCAGCAACGGGCCGGCCACCTCCTCCAGCGCCTCCCTGTCCACCCACCAGCTCCCACCAGCCTGTGGTGCTCGGCAGCTCTCCAAGCTCAAGCGTTTCCTCACCACCCTCCAGCAGTTTGGCAACGACATCTCCCCCGAGATCGGGGAGCGGGTGCGCACCCTCGTCCTGGGGCTCGTG AACTCCACACTCACCATTGAGGAGTTTCACGCAAAGCTCCAAGAGGCCACCAACTTCCCGCTGCGACCCTTCGTCATCCCCTTCCTCAAG GCCAACCTGCCGCTGCTGCAGCGGGAGCTGCTGCACTGTGCCCGCATGGCCAAGCAGACCCCGGCCCAGTACCTGGCCCAGcatgagcagctgctgctggacgCCAACGCCTCCTCTCCCATCGactcctctgagctgctcctggaggtGGGCGAGAGCGGCAAGAGGAGGACGCCAGACAG GACCAAAGAGAACGGTTTGGACCGAGACCCCCTGCACCCCGAGCACCTCAGCAAGCGGCCGTGCACCATGAGCCCGGCGCAGCGCTACAGCCCCAGCAACGGGCTGAGCCACCCCCCGAACGGGCTGGGCCACCCCCCTGCCGcgccccccctgccccagcactaCCGCCTGGAGGACATGGCCATGGCACACCATTACCGCGACGCCTACCGGCACCCCGACCCCCGCGAGCTCCGTGAGCGCCAGCGACCCGCCG CCATGCACGGGACACGGCAGGAGGAGGTGATCGACCACCGGCTCACTGACCGCGAGTGGGCGGAGGAGTGGAAACACCTCAACAAT ctgctgaactgcaTCATGGACATGGTGGAGAAGACGCGGCGGTCGCTGACGGTGCTGCGGCGGTGCCAGGAGGCCGATCGTGAGGAGCTCAACCACTGGATCCGGCGCTACAGCGATGCCGAGGACATGAAGAAAGGCAGCCCCCCCTCTGCACGCccccacaacagctcctctgcccccgAAGCACCCCAGTTAG ATGCTCACCGGGAATTCACGCCGCGGCCCCTCTCCGGGTACATGCCAGAGGAGATCTGGAGGAAGGCTG AAGAAGCCGTGAACGAGGTGAAGCGCCAGGCCATGTCCGAGCTGCAGAAGGCCGTGTCGGACGCCGAGCGGAAAGCCCACGAGCTGATCACGACAGAGCGTGCCAAGATGGAGCGTGCCCTGGCCGAGGCCAAGCGCCAGGCGTCTGAGGATGCCCTGACCGTCATCAATCAGCAGGAGGACTCAAGCGAG agctgctggaactgTGGGCGCAAGGCGAGCGAGACTTGCAGCGGCTGCAACACGGCGCGGTACTGCGGCTCCTTCTGCCAGCACAAGGATTGGGAGAAGCACCACCACGTCTGTGGGCAGACTTTGCAGGGGCTGCCGGGTCCCACCGCCCCCTCCGCAGGCGTGGGGCTGCCCCCCGGCCCGGGCCAGCCCGATGGAGTGCCCACCATGGCCAGCAGCCCCAGCGAGGCGGGGTCGGTGGCCGCGTCCCGTGCCGGCACTCCGGCCACGCCGGCCCCGCTGGACAGCGCGTCCCGCTGA